A stretch of DNA from Roseovarius sp. W115:
GGGCCGCGGCGCCTTCGATCAGGGCGCGGACATTGCGGTCACTGACTGAGCTTTCCACGAAGACCGCTCCGATGCCACGCTCGACCAGCATGTCAGCCAGTGTGCTGATGCGGTTGAGCCCAGCCTCAGACTCAGTCGAGATGCCTTGAATACCGATCACTTCAAAGCCGTAGCTCTTACCGAAATACCCAAAGGCATCATGCGCAGACAGCAGAACGCGCGCAGGTTCAGGCACGGTGGTGAGGGATGTGCGGGCATAGGTGGCAAGACGTTCGATCTGTTCCAGATGCGCCTCGGCATTCGCGGCAAACGCATCTTTGTGCACTGGTGCAACGTCGCTCAACGCGTCGCGCACCGCAGCCACCACATGCGCCCAAAGCTCAGGCACCATCCAGACATGTGGGTCAAACCGCCCGTCGTAATCCTCATGAGCGATCAGCAGATCCTCTGGCACTGCTTCTGCCACAGCAACGACTTTCCGTCGCTTGCCAAGCTTAAGCAGGAACTCCTCCATCTGTGCCTCCAGATAGAGCCCATTCCAAAGCACCAGATCGGCCTGTGTCGCGGCCACAAGATCCGTGCGGGTTTGCCGATAGGCGTGCGGGTCAACACCCGGTCCCATCAACGCTTTGACATTGACAAGATCACCGCCCACCTGACGCGCTGCATCGGCGATCATGCCGGTGGTCGCCACGACGGACAGTTTTGTTTCCGCAAACGCAAAGGCGGGCGCCGCGGCCAATGAAGCCGACACCAATGTGCTTTTCAGAAAGTCTCTGCGCTTGAGGCGCATGGAATACTCCTCAGGGTCTGCGTTGTTCTGTATTGAATATGAGAGTCATTCGCAAAAAGTCAATGCAATTGCGAATTATTCGCAAGAAACCGCTATGATTTCCAATTTAATGATCGACGCTGGGTAACGAGCCTTCGGGATAGGATAGGCCAAGCCTAATAGACATGGCATGTTCAGAAACCCCAAATAGTTGGGCCATAGAGGCAACTGTTGTTCCTGGCTTCTTTTTTTCAAGATTTACCAGTTCGCGTGGCATCAACAAATTAGCGGCAAACTTGTTAGCCTCGGTTTCCTCAGACGGGCCAATCATTGTATTGTGATACTTACCTGACTCAGTACTACGATACGCTCGATCATCATCGATGCCATCACCTACTAAATGCCGGTGTAACATGTAATGACCCAGTTCGTGTGCTAATGTAAATCTCTGACGAGTGTAAGGATCTTTGGCAGAAACAGTAATCAAGAACGAATCTCCAATACGCTCAAGCATGCCCGAAATTCCTTGCGTCAAAAATGCAGCCTGAAGCCCAATACCTAATTTTTCTGGCAAAACATGCACACCGACAGGCGCAGACTTACGAGCTGCTGTCAAAACATCCCACTGATCAGAGATATTCATTTTTCACCATTTTCTGCGTCTTCTTGTGCTTCTGCAAACCTATTTGCGTCCTCGTCAGTAGTGCCATCGGAATCCATCATTTCCCGGTATGCCTTAACGACATCGGGCAATTCTTTTTGCAGATACTCGTTAGCAACCCGTTCAGCGACTTCCTCAGCAACTTTCGTTGCTTCCAATGTGGCTTGAGCTTTTGCAATACCTCGAAAGTTTAGAAAAGCGAACAATCCACCTAGTACTAAAATAAGGCCGATTGCAGCCAAAAGCAATGACATAAGGTCAAGGCGCCCTAGCTGCGCAGCG
This window harbors:
- a CDS encoding metal ABC transporter solute-binding protein, Zn/Mn family → MRLKRRDFLKSTLVSASLAAAPAFAFAETKLSVVATTGMIADAARQVGGDLVNVKALMGPGVDPHAYRQTRTDLVAATQADLVLWNGLYLEAQMEEFLLKLGKRRKVVAVAEAVPEDLLIAHEDYDGRFDPHVWMVPELWAHVVAAVRDALSDVAPVHKDAFAANAEAHLEQIERLATYARTSLTTVPEPARVLLSAHDAFGYFGKSYGFEVIGIQGISTESEAGLNRISTLADMLVERGIGAVFVESSVSDRNVRALIEGAAAQGHEVKIGGELFSDAMGQSDTYEGTYIGMIDHNVTTITAALGGDVPARGMNAKLSAGS
- a CDS encoding ImmA/IrrE family metallo-endopeptidase, which gives rise to MNISDQWDVLTAARKSAPVGVHVLPEKLGIGLQAAFLTQGISGMLERIGDSFLITVSAKDPYTRQRFTLAHELGHYMLHRHLVGDGIDDDRAYRSTESGKYHNTMIGPSEETEANKFAANLLMPRELVNLEKKKPGTTVASMAQLFGVSEHAMSIRLGLSYPEGSLPSVDH